A genomic segment from Deinococcus radiopugnans ATCC 19172 encodes:
- a CDS encoding mechanosensitive ion channel family protein translates to MLEILLVQLSKPSVWLWLAIALVISYAVHRFGRLLLRALRGQIDPRMLKALRWLWLLVVVVGYVAYATYKIYLPNIPVLFALGQNIAEGFRNTAGQAVVIVALALIAWRMVGTFSERIVPGNDEFNRRNVRVQTLKGVVESTLKVIIIIISLIAGLQALGVNATSLLAGVSVLGLAVGFGAQSLIKDVFTGFFILLEDQYGVGDVITVNSGLLSGNVERLNLRVTALRALDGTVHIVPNGQINTVSVSSKDWSRVVATVDVTYQANINEALRVLKAVSDEIYADGEWRRYFLEEPEIQGVTQLAPDGVTLRALFKVLPKSQYAIGREFNRRIKIAMDQAGIEIPFPQRSLNFGGAPIEIRLTRDDGGESGPTDQDRTRSPIKPSETRDPEDED, encoded by the coding sequence ATGCTGGAAATCCTGCTCGTTCAACTGTCTAAACCCAGCGTGTGGCTGTGGCTGGCCATTGCGCTGGTCATCTCCTACGCCGTTCACCGTTTTGGCCGCCTGCTGCTGCGCGCCCTGAGGGGCCAGATCGACCCCCGCATGTTGAAAGCCTTGAGGTGGCTGTGGTTGCTGGTGGTGGTGGTGGGCTACGTCGCCTACGCCACCTACAAGATCTACCTGCCCAACATTCCGGTGCTGTTCGCGCTGGGCCAGAACATCGCCGAGGGCTTCCGCAACACCGCCGGGCAGGCCGTGGTGATCGTGGCGCTGGCACTGATCGCGTGGCGGATGGTGGGCACCTTCAGCGAGCGCATCGTGCCAGGCAACGACGAATTCAACCGCCGCAACGTGCGCGTGCAGACCCTCAAGGGCGTGGTCGAAAGCACCCTCAAGGTCATCATCATCATCATCAGCCTGATCGCGGGCCTGCAGGCGCTGGGCGTGAACGCCACCAGCCTGCTGGCGGGGGTCTCGGTGCTGGGGCTGGCGGTGGGCTTCGGCGCGCAGAGCCTGATCAAGGACGTGTTCACGGGCTTTTTTATCCTGCTCGAAGACCAGTACGGCGTGGGCGACGTGATCACGGTCAACAGCGGTCTGCTGAGCGGCAACGTGGAGCGCCTGAACCTGCGCGTGACCGCCCTGCGCGCCCTGGACGGCACCGTACATATCGTCCCCAACGGTCAGATCAACACGGTCAGCGTCAGCAGCAAGGACTGGAGCCGGGTGGTGGCCACCGTCGACGTGACCTATCAGGCCAACATCAACGAGGCCCTGCGCGTGCTCAAGGCCGTAAGCGACGAGATCTACGCGGACGGCGAGTGGCGGCGCTACTTCCTGGAGGAGCCCGAGATTCAGGGCGTGACCCAGCTGGCCCCCGACGGCGTGACGCTGCGCGCCCTGTTCAAGGTGCTGCCCAAGAGCCAGTACGCGATTGGCCGCGAGTTCAACCGCCGCATCAAGATCGCCATGGATCAGGCGGGCATCGAGATTCCCTTCCCACAGCGCAGCCTGAATTTCGGCGGCGCACCCATTGAGATCCGGCTGACCCGTGACGACGGCGGCGAGTCAGGGCCAACAGATCAGGACCGCACCCGCTCTCCCATCAAGCCCAGCGAGACCCGTGACCCGGAGGACGAGGATTGA
- a CDS encoding glycosyltransferase family 2 protein, with translation MPDPHSPQALSVAVVIPAYNEADTVADVVRVGLGLTPQVVVASDGSDDDTAAVARAAGARVVELAENGGKGAALSAALDATDAEFIVMLDADLTGLTLDHLRRMLRPVTSGELDMSIGVFEGGGFVTDWGNKLTPHLSGQRVCRRDWLRSVPHLGEERWPEPAITRHLKSTGARWDYVELPQVGQVLKEKKRGFWNGAWARTRMYADLLTFRARRKKP, from the coding sequence ATGCCGGACCCGCACTCTCCCCAGGCCCTGTCGGTGGCGGTGGTCATTCCGGCCTACAACGAGGCCGACACGGTGGCGGACGTGGTGCGCGTGGGCCTGGGCCTGACGCCGCAGGTGGTGGTGGCCTCCGACGGCAGCGACGACGACACGGCGGCGGTGGCCCGCGCGGCCGGGGCGCGGGTGGTGGAACTGGCCGAGAACGGGGGCAAGGGGGCGGCCCTGTCCGCAGCGCTGGACGCCACCGACGCCGAGTTCATCGTGATGCTGGACGCCGATCTCACGGGGCTGACCCTGGACCACCTGAGGCGGATGCTGCGCCCGGTGACCAGCGGCGAACTGGACATGAGCATCGGCGTCTTCGAGGGCGGCGGCTTCGTGACCGACTGGGGCAACAAGCTGACCCCGCACCTGAGCGGGCAGCGGGTCTGCCGCCGCGACTGGCTGCGCTCGGTGCCGCATCTGGGCGAGGAACGCTGGCCCGAACCGGCCATCACCCGCCACCTGAAAAGCACCGGGGCACGCTGGGATTATGTCGAGCTGCCGCAGGTGGGGCAGGTATTGAAGGAAAAGAAACGAGGCTTCTGGAACGGCGCGTGGGCCAGAACCCGCATGTACGCCGACCTGCTGACCTTCCGGGCGCGGCGCAAGAAACCCTGA
- a CDS encoding arginine--tRNA ligase, with protein MDLKTQLKAAVEDAAQRLGAPIDAAIQETPAGKAGDYGTPAAFLIAKAVGGNPAQIAAQLAQTVDLPAGIKRVEAAGPFLNFFVDVAGFVRGVVERPFEMPRLSGKVVIEHTSVNPNKELHVGHLRNVVLGDSMARIFRAAGQTVEVQNYIDDTGRQAAESIFAVNHYGLTWDGVQKYDHWLGEGYVRLNADPAKGELEPGIRAIMHRLEAGELRSEVEKVVHAHLDTCFRLGARYDLLAWESDVVGSGFLGHGLNILEGSPYTSHPTSGKFADAFVMDVSSFLPNLEEPNVVLRRSDGTAMYVAKDVGYQFWKFGLFEGMRFKPFTQDPEGHTVWTSAPDGQPDTERRFGHADEVINVIDSRQEHPQKIVKAALGVAEQPEKEARSIHLSYAFVTLEGQTISGRKGVTVSADAAMDEAQKRALDELAKVNPELAGREDAGEIARRIGLGAIRFAMLKAEPTRKIDFRWEQALALNGDTAPYVQYAAVRAANILRKGQEAGFATDGSGADWDALPDIDLTLAKQVARLPEVVAQSVRVHSPHVVAQYALDLATSFNAWYNAKDKRGKPATNVLQSEEGLREARLALVARLRQAFEETLDLIGIEVPAAM; from the coding sequence ATGGACCTCAAGACACAACTCAAGGCCGCCGTGGAAGACGCGGCCCAGCGGCTCGGCGCGCCCATCGACGCCGCCATCCAGGAAACCCCGGCGGGCAAGGCGGGCGACTACGGCACCCCCGCCGCCTTTCTGATCGCCAAGGCGGTGGGCGGCAACCCGGCGCAGATCGCCGCGCAGCTCGCGCAGACCGTGGACCTGCCGGCGGGCATCAAGCGGGTGGAGGCGGCGGGGCCGTTCCTGAACTTCTTCGTGGACGTGGCCGGTTTCGTGCGCGGCGTCGTGGAGCGCCCCTTCGAGATGCCCCGGCTGAGCGGCAAGGTGGTGATCGAGCACACCTCGGTCAACCCCAACAAGGAACTGCACGTGGGCCACCTGCGCAACGTGGTGCTGGGCGACAGCATGGCCCGCATCTTCCGCGCCGCCGGGCAGACCGTGGAAGTGCAGAACTACATCGACGACACCGGACGTCAGGCCGCCGAGTCCATCTTTGCCGTGAACCACTACGGCCTGACGTGGGACGGCGTGCAGAAGTACGACCACTGGCTGGGCGAGGGCTACGTGCGCCTGAACGCCGACCCGGCAAAAGGTGAGTTGGAACCCGGCATCCGCGCGATCATGCACCGCCTGGAAGCCGGGGAGCTGCGTTCAGAGGTGGAGAAGGTCGTGCATGCCCACCTGGACACCTGCTTTCGCCTGGGCGCCCGCTACGACCTGCTGGCCTGGGAGTCCGACGTGGTCGGCAGCGGGTTTCTGGGCCATGGCCTGAACATTCTGGAAGGCAGCCCCTACACCAGCCATCCCACTTCGGGCAAGTTTGCGGACGCCTTCGTGATGGACGTGTCGTCGTTCCTGCCGAACCTGGAAGAGCCCAACGTCGTGCTGCGCCGCAGCGACGGCACGGCCATGTACGTCGCCAAGGATGTGGGCTACCAGTTCTGGAAGTTCGGGCTGTTTGAGGGCATGCGCTTTAAGCCCTTTACTCAGGACCCTGAAGGCCACACCGTCTGGACGAGCGCGCCGGACGGCCAGCCGGACACCGAGAGGCGTTTCGGCCACGCCGACGAGGTGATCAACGTGATCGACTCGCGCCAGGAGCACCCGCAGAAGATTGTCAAAGCGGCCCTGGGCGTCGCTGAGCAGCCGGAAAAGGAGGCGCGCAGCATCCACCTGTCCTACGCCTTCGTGACGCTGGAAGGACAGACCATCAGCGGACGCAAGGGCGTGACGGTCAGCGCGGACGCGGCGATGGACGAGGCGCAGAAACGGGCGCTGGACGAACTCGCGAAGGTCAACCCCGAACTCGCGGGGCGGGAGGACGCCGGGGAAATCGCCCGCCGCATCGGCCTGGGTGCGATCCGCTTTGCTATGCTCAAGGCCGAGCCGACGCGCAAGATCGACTTCCGCTGGGAGCAGGCGCTGGCGCTGAACGGCGACACCGCGCCGTATGTCCAGTACGCCGCCGTCCGCGCCGCCAACATTCTGCGTAAGGGGCAGGAGGCGGGCTTTGCCACCGACGGCAGCGGGGCCGACTGGGACGCCCTGCCGGACATCGACCTGACCCTCGCCAAACAGGTGGCCAGGCTGCCCGAGGTCGTCGCCCAGAGCGTGCGCGTCCACTCGCCGCATGTGGTGGCGCAGTACGCGCTGGATCTCGCCACGTCGTTCAACGCCTGGTACAACGCCAAGGACAAACGGGGCAAGCCGGCCACCAACGTCCTGCAATCTGAAGAGGGCCTGCGCGAGGCGCGGCTGGCGCTGGTCGCCCGCTTGCGTCAGGCTTTCGAGGAGACGCTGGACCTGATTGGCATCGAGGTTCCGGCGGCGATGTGA
- a CDS encoding alpha/beta hydrolase family protein, translated as MNRFLSLIAVLALTVPPVAGAAAPPRAPAPGTSETGALAQPVDWLPLGQPGRESLLRIPDSCTYLPCPLVVVSHPRNQSAARLRDSATFQVLIGALLESHFAVLLSGDGGPATWGSPRAMKEVGQVHAAALKRFAWNGHTYALGLSMGGLMALRSALPGSPYRVGGVALIDAWTDLRVAWNASPARRKEISAAYGTQNEPPPSVDPLMQTFKAPYLPLFVAASVSDGTVPALTNGERLYPHAALGSSEFVSLSGPHLGGNRFTPDMAQRLVGFYKRLEGRDPVKAVK; from the coding sequence GTGAACCGGTTCCTTTCCCTGATCGCGGTGCTGGCCCTGACCGTTCCCCCCGTTGCGGGGGCCGCCGCCCCGCCGCGCGCCCCTGCACCCGGCACCTCCGAGACCGGCGCGCTGGCCCAGCCGGTGGACTGGCTGCCGCTGGGACAGCCGGGGCGCGAATCGCTGCTGCGGATTCCCGACAGTTGCACCTACCTGCCCTGCCCGCTGGTCGTCGTGTCGCACCCGCGCAACCAGAGTGCGGCCCGCCTGCGCGACAGCGCCACCTTTCAGGTGCTGATCGGCGCCCTGCTGGAGTCGCACTTTGCCGTGCTGCTCAGCGGCGACGGTGGTCCCGCCACCTGGGGCAGCCCGCGCGCCATGAAGGAGGTGGGGCAGGTGCACGCCGCGGCCCTCAAACGCTTTGCCTGGAACGGCCACACCTACGCCCTGGGCCTGAGCATGGGCGGCCTGATGGCCCTGAGAAGTGCGCTGCCCGGCAGCCCCTACCGGGTGGGCGGCGTGGCGCTGATCGACGCCTGGACGGACCTGCGGGTGGCCTGGAACGCTTCCCCGGCCCGCCGCAAGGAGATCAGCGCCGCCTACGGCACGCAGAACGAGCCGCCGCCGAGCGTGGACCCCCTGATGCAGACCTTCAAGGCCCCGTACCTGCCGCTGTTCGTGGCCGCCAGCGTGAGCGACGGCACGGTGCCGGCGCTGACCAACGGCGAGCGTCTGTACCCGCACGCCGCCCTGGGAAGCAGCGAATTCGTGTCCCTGAGCGGTCCCCACCTGGGCGGCAACCGCTTCACGCCGGACATGGCGCAGCGCCTCGTGGGCTTTTACAAGCGGCTCGAAGGGCGGGATCCGGTCAAGGCGGTGAAGTAG
- a CDS encoding acyltransferase: MTQTRFPPPAEQPRLPEDPDFSADAEGLIPPSEAEPASTGGVPHKLTAIDLFRGITILEVVAHHTSGLALRYAVPDTLSFMLLQLINRTLHFAVPAFVFLSAVVLTRSLLKNFRPGRYFWRRLTRGAWPYLLWSALYMGWYVWTGQRPASTLTDPDKWLFYLQYGKASYHLYFLLVALEVYLVIPLLLPLARRRPPIVLALLLGAALQLGIYLLNRSVLRVPYPASTVLWYMLPITVGMAVGARLDDFPAWWRKYRLVLIAAAATAYALYLPQALAYVRGEPLNPMVYSGLSWAYTTLMALTVLGVAYSLQRLSRRWRVGLGTIGMFSLQIYLIHPAILQTLERLHSPGGDPLVFALTTLGYFLLALLLPAMLALLLVDTRLSKFIFGR; this comes from the coding sequence ATGACCCAGACCCGTTTTCCCCCCCCTGCCGAGCAGCCGCGCCTGCCGGAGGACCCCGACTTCAGCGCCGATGCCGAGGGTCTGATTCCTCCGTCGGAGGCCGAACCGGCCTCGACCGGGGGCGTGCCCCACAAGTTGACGGCCATCGACCTGTTCCGGGGCATCACCATTCTGGAGGTGGTGGCCCACCACACCTCGGGCCTGGCGCTGCGCTACGCGGTGCCCGACACCCTGAGCTTCATGCTGCTGCAATTAATCAACCGCACGCTGCACTTCGCCGTGCCCGCCTTCGTGTTCCTGTCGGCGGTGGTGCTGACCCGCAGCCTGCTCAAGAATTTCCGCCCCGGACGCTACTTCTGGCGGCGGCTGACGCGCGGGGCGTGGCCGTACCTGCTGTGGAGCGCGCTGTACATGGGCTGGTACGTGTGGACCGGCCAGCGTCCGGCCAGCACCCTGACCGATCCCGACAAGTGGTTGTTCTATCTGCAGTACGGCAAGGCCAGCTACCACCTGTATTTCCTGCTGGTGGCGCTGGAGGTCTACCTAGTCATTCCGCTGCTGCTGCCGCTGGCCCGGCGCCGGCCCCCGATTGTGCTGGCGCTGCTGCTCGGCGCGGCGCTGCAACTGGGCATCTACCTGCTGAACCGCTCGGTCCTGCGGGTGCCGTACCCGGCCAGCACCGTCTTGTGGTACATGCTGCCGATCACGGTGGGCATGGCGGTGGGCGCACGGCTCGACGACTTCCCGGCATGGTGGCGCAAGTATCGCCTCGTCCTGATCGCGGCGGCGGCGACAGCTTACGCGCTGTACCTGCCGCAGGCGCTGGCCTACGTGCGCGGCGAGCCGCTGAACCCGATGGTGTATTCCGGCCTGAGCTGGGCCTACACCACGCTGATGGCGCTGACCGTGCTGGGCGTGGCCTACAGCCTGCAGCGCCTGAGCCGGCGCTGGCGGGTGGGCCTGGGCACCATCGGGATGTTCAGTCTGCAGATCTACCTGATCCACCCGGCCATCTTGCAAACGCTGGAACGTCTGCACTCGCCAGGGGGGGATCCGCTGGTCTTCGCGCTTACCACCTTGGGGTACTTCCTGCTGGCCCTGCTGCTGCCGGCCATGCTGGCACTGCTGCTGGTGGACACCCGCCTGAGCAAATTCATCTTCGGCCGCTGA
- a CDS encoding prephenate dehydrogenase codes for MSEPDPSATPVTPAPLFGTAVVAGVGLIGGSVAMGLRQRFLAQRVIGMDASMDVLREAEALGLVDEVRPTAGEWLRGADLVILAAPMRALIPLANELAPFLNPAALVSDVGSVKGGIAAEMERLGVRNFVAGHPMAGSERGGVTHANAALLENAVWVLTPTDQTPLTALSRARTLVEGLGAAPVVMPPDAHDALVATVSHLPYLASLALTHMVARDERLSLLAAGGFRDLTRVASGDPRMSRDMVVENKTALREALRRFRYQLDRLEADLEEPEELLAAAHEGKRTRDSLPVVRRSLLPQKYDLVVAVPDKPNQIGVVTQTLGAAGVNIKDIEVLAIREEGGALRLGLESADAVVQATGILRGAGFEVRGRG; via the coding sequence ATGTCTGAGCCAGACCCTTCTGCCACGCCCGTAACCCCCGCGCCGCTGTTCGGGACGGCGGTGGTGGCCGGGGTGGGGCTGATCGGCGGCAGCGTGGCGATGGGCCTGCGCCAGCGCTTTCTGGCCCAGCGCGTGATCGGGATGGACGCCAGCATGGATGTGCTGCGCGAGGCCGAGGCGCTGGGGTTGGTGGACGAGGTCCGCCCCACGGCGGGCGAATGGCTGCGCGGGGCCGATCTGGTGATTCTGGCCGCCCCCATGCGCGCCCTGATCCCGCTGGCCAATGAGCTGGCCCCCTTCCTGAATCCGGCGGCGCTGGTCAGCGACGTGGGCAGCGTCAAGGGCGGCATCGCCGCCGAGATGGAACGGCTGGGGGTCCGCAACTTCGTGGCCGGGCACCCGATGGCGGGCAGCGAGCGCGGCGGGGTCACGCACGCCAACGCCGCGCTGCTGGAAAACGCCGTGTGGGTGCTGACCCCCACCGATCAGACGCCGCTGACCGCCCTGAGCCGCGCCCGCACGCTGGTGGAAGGGCTGGGGGCCGCCCCAGTGGTGATGCCGCCCGACGCCCACGATGCGCTGGTGGCGACGGTCAGCCACCTGCCGTACCTGGCGAGTCTGGCGCTGACCCATATGGTGGCCCGCGACGAGCGCCTGAGCCTGCTGGCCGCCGGGGGCTTCCGCGACCTGACCCGCGTGGCCAGCGGCGACCCGCGCATGAGCCGCGACATGGTGGTGGAGAACAAAACGGCGCTGCGTGAGGCGCTCCGGCGCTTCCGGTACCAGTTGGACCGTCTGGAGGCCGACCTGGAGGAACCCGAGGAACTGCTGGCCGCCGCCCACGAGGGCAAGCGCACCCGCGACAGCCTGCCGGTGGTGCGCCGCAGCCTGCTGCCGCAGAAGTACGATCTGGTGGTGGCGGTGCCGGACAAACCCAACCAGATCGGCGTCGTGACCCAGACACTGGGGGCGGCGGGGGTCAACATCAAGGACATCGAGGTGCTGGCGATCCGCGAGGAAGGCGGGGCGCTGCGACTGGGCCTGGAATCCGCCGACGCTGTGGTTCAGGCGACCGGCATTCTGCGCGGCGCGGGTTTTGAGGTCCGCGGGCGGGGCTGA
- a CDS encoding ABC transporter ATP-binding protein produces MSASPPPIIETQELRKVYKDRAVVDGLSLRVLPGEVFGFLGPNGAGKSTTVKMLLGLVLPTGGQMRVLGGSPADPAVRARLGFLPEQFRFQTWMTAEEFLHFHGRLAGMRAAELRARVPQVLKTVGLGGRGQESLGGYSKGMLQRCGLAGAILARPELVFLDEPTSALDPIGRVEVREIIEGLRADGVAVFLNSHLLSEVEQVCDRVAFVKEGRVLQQGSMQELMGGVIPLGIRVDAVKPGLLDALARLGEVRHTDTQTPGRAEIELWLPDADRVPAVADAIHASGARLHALIPRRPDLETMFLELIEDRPAPTTPEAVRA; encoded by the coding sequence ATGAGCGCTTCCCCCCCTCCCATTATCGAAACGCAGGAGCTGCGCAAGGTCTACAAAGACCGCGCGGTGGTGGACGGCCTGAGCCTGCGCGTGCTGCCCGGCGAGGTCTTCGGCTTCCTGGGGCCGAACGGCGCGGGCAAAAGCACCACCGTCAAGATGCTGCTGGGGCTGGTGCTGCCCACCGGCGGCCAGATGCGCGTGCTGGGCGGCTCCCCCGCCGATCCCGCCGTGCGCGCCCGCCTGGGCTTCCTGCCCGAGCAGTTCCGCTTTCAAACGTGGATGACCGCCGAGGAATTCCTGCACTTTCACGGGCGGCTGGCCGGAATGCGGGCCGCCGAACTGCGCGCCCGCGTCCCGCAGGTGCTCAAAACCGTGGGCCTGGGGGGGCGCGGCCAGGAGTCGCTGGGCGGCTACAGCAAGGGCATGTTGCAACGCTGCGGGCTGGCCGGGGCGATCCTGGCGCGGCCCGAACTGGTGTTTCTGGACGAGCCGACGAGCGCCCTCGATCCCATCGGCCGGGTGGAGGTGCGCGAGATCATCGAGGGCCTGCGCGCCGACGGCGTGGCGGTGTTCCTCAACTCGCACCTGCTGTCGGAGGTGGAACAGGTGTGTGACCGGGTGGCCTTCGTCAAGGAGGGCCGGGTCTTGCAGCAGGGCAGCATGCAGGAGCTGATGGGCGGCGTGATCCCGCTGGGCATCCGGGTGGACGCCGTGAAGCCCGGCCTGCTGGACGCGCTGGCCCGGCTGGGCGAGGTGCGCCACACCGATACCCAGACCCCTGGCCGCGCCGAGATCGAGCTGTGGCTGCCGGACGCAGACCGGGTGCCTGCGGTGGCCGACGCCATCCACGCATCTGGCGCTCGTCTGCACGCCCTGATCCCGCGCCGCCCCGATCTGGAAACGATGTTCCTGGAGCTGATCGAGGATCGCCCGGCCCCCACCACCCCGGAGGCCGTCCGTGCGTAA
- a CDS encoding ABC transporter permease, whose translation MRNALLIAELSLREAVRKRLVSVLLILSVLFIGFYLYGIYRLELNLNERAVDAGLDGRSTTGLSNLPVMYAAMFGMYLVYFLGALMSVLSTVGAVSGDIENGVMQSVIARPISRAQLVLGRWIGFTVVNVVYVALLGIALLVGVYAITGYLPPAPAPALGLILLSVTLLTALTVLGSTLFTTLANGIGVFVLYGAGFTGGILSAIGTLSDTQILTTLGRVANVVMPTNALWLGASYLLQPDSLLEISRRTGGANPFFGADPIAPTLVLWAAALAALAVMAAMWRFSRRDL comes from the coding sequence GTGCGTAATGCCCTTCTCATTGCCGAACTGTCCCTGCGCGAGGCCGTCCGCAAGCGGCTGGTCAGCGTGCTGCTTATTCTCAGCGTGCTGTTTATCGGCTTCTACCTGTACGGCATCTACCGCCTGGAACTGAATCTGAACGAGCGGGCGGTGGACGCTGGCCTGGACGGGCGCAGCACCACGGGGCTGTCGAACCTGCCGGTGATGTACGCGGCCATGTTCGGCATGTACCTGGTGTATTTCCTGGGGGCGCTGATGTCGGTGCTGTCCACCGTGGGCGCGGTCAGCGGCGACATCGAGAACGGCGTGATGCAAAGCGTGATCGCCCGCCCGATCAGCCGCGCGCAGCTGGTACTGGGGCGCTGGATCGGCTTCACAGTGGTGAACGTGGTGTACGTGGCGCTGCTGGGCATCGCCCTGCTCGTCGGCGTGTACGCCATCACCGGCTACCTGCCGCCCGCTCCCGCCCCCGCGCTGGGCCTGATCCTGCTGTCCGTGACGCTGCTGACCGCCCTGACGGTGCTGGGCAGCACGCTGTTCACCACCCTCGCCAACGGCATCGGCGTCTTTGTGCTGTATGGGGCAGGCTTTACCGGCGGCATCCTGAGCGCCATCGGCACCCTGTCGGACACCCAGATCCTGACCACGCTGGGGCGCGTCGCCAACGTGGTCATGCCCACCAACGCGCTGTGGCTGGGGGCCAGTTACCTGCTGCAACCGGACAGCCTGCTGGAGATCAGCCGGCGCACCGGGGGGGCCAATCCCTTCTTCGGCGCTGACCCGATTGCGCCCACGCTGGTCTTATGGGCGGCCGCGCTGGCGGCGCTGGCCGTGATGGCGGCGATGTGGCGCTTCAGCCGGCGCGATCTGTAG
- a CDS encoding metal ABC transporter permease, which produces MNLELLLAPLHYDFMTRALLVSALVGAVCAVLSCFVILKGWSLMGDAVSHAVLPGVVISYLLGLPFVIGAFAFGLLSVSAIGFIQSRSRVKEDTVIGVVFTALFALGLVMISKISSDVHLSHILFGDVLGIGDSELWQTVIAGAIALTVTLLLRKDLLLYVFDPTHARSIGLNTGVLNYVLLTVLALTIVTALQTVGVILVVAMLITPGATAYLLTDRFSKMLWIAVACGILSAVIGTYGSYFLDGATGACIVLVQSLFFLLAFVFAPKHGQLARRRQQLAERADELGEGGLASTPRPILTRVRNASKEQATD; this is translated from the coding sequence ATGAATTTGGAACTGCTGCTGGCCCCCCTGCACTACGACTTCATGACCCGCGCCCTGCTGGTCAGCGCGCTGGTGGGCGCCGTGTGCGCGGTGCTGTCGTGCTTCGTGATCCTCAAGGGCTGGTCTTTAATGGGCGACGCCGTTTCACACGCCGTGTTGCCCGGCGTGGTGATCTCGTACCTGCTGGGGCTGCCCTTCGTGATCGGGGCCTTCGCCTTCGGGCTGCTCAGCGTGAGCGCCATCGGCTTTATCCAGTCGCGCTCGCGGGTCAAGGAGGACACCGTGATCGGGGTGGTCTTCACGGCGCTGTTCGCGCTGGGGCTGGTGATGATCTCCAAGATTTCCAGCGACGTCCACCTGAGCCACATCCTGTTCGGGGACGTGCTGGGCATCGGCGACTCAGAGCTGTGGCAGACGGTGATTGCCGGGGCCATCGCGCTGACCGTGACCCTGCTGCTCAGAAAAGACCTGCTGCTGTACGTGTTTGACCCCACCCACGCCCGCTCGATTGGCCTGAACACCGGCGTGCTGAACTACGTGCTGCTCACCGTGCTGGCACTGACCATCGTGACCGCGCTGCAAACCGTGGGCGTGATTCTGGTGGTGGCGATGCTGATCACGCCGGGGGCCACCGCCTACCTGCTGACCGACAGGTTCTCGAAGATGCTGTGGATCGCCGTGGCCTGCGGCATCCTGTCCGCCGTGATCGGCACCTACGGCAGCTACTTTCTGGACGGCGCGACGGGCGCGTGCATCGTGCTGGTGCAGAGCCTCTTCTTCCTGCTGGCCTTTGTCTTCGCGCCCAAGCACGGTCAGCTGGCCCGCCGCCGCCAGCAGCTGGCCGAACGGGCCGATGAGCTGGGCGAGGGTGGCCTCGCCTCCACGCCCCGCCCGATTCTGACTCGGGTGCGCAACGCCAGCAAGGAGCAGGCCACCGACTGA
- a CDS encoding metal ABC transporter ATP-binding protein, producing the protein MIALDVQNVSVAYGGGRLALRQATLQVGGGSVCGLVGMNGSGKSTLFKTVMGFLPPLRGSVQVFEQPVIRAQKAGLIAYVPQSEDVDWNFPVSVREVVMMGRQGQMGWLRRPGAADHQLVEESLERVGMSAFAGRQIGELSGGQRKRAFLARALAQEGRLLLLDEPFGGVDVGTSEAIIALMGELRREGRSMLVSTHDLGTLETFCDEVALIADRTVLLYGPTDEVLTAEHLAHTFGGRSPLHAPSTAKLEARP; encoded by the coding sequence ATGATCGCGCTGGACGTTCAAAACGTGAGCGTGGCCTACGGCGGCGGACGACTCGCCCTGCGGCAGGCCACCTTGCAGGTGGGGGGCGGCAGCGTCTGCGGGCTGGTGGGCATGAACGGCTCGGGCAAAAGCACGCTGTTCAAGACCGTAATGGGATTCCTGCCTCCGCTGCGCGGCAGCGTGCAAGTCTTCGAGCAACCCGTCATCCGCGCCCAGAAGGCCGGACTGATCGCCTACGTGCCGCAGAGCGAGGACGTGGACTGGAACTTCCCGGTCAGCGTGCGCGAGGTGGTCATGATGGGCCGCCAGGGCCAGATGGGCTGGCTGCGCCGTCCGGGGGCTGCCGATCACCAACTGGTGGAGGAAAGCCTGGAGCGCGTGGGGATGAGCGCCTTTGCCGGGCGCCAGATCGGCGAACTGAGCGGCGGGCAGCGCAAACGCGCTTTCCTGGCCCGCGCGCTGGCCCAGGAGGGCCGCCTGCTGCTGCTGGACGAACCCTTCGGCGGCGTGGACGTGGGCACCAGCGAGGCGATCATTGCGCTGATGGGCGAGCTGCGCCGCGAGGGCCGCTCGATGCTGGTCAGCACCCACGATCTGGGCACGCTGGAAACCTTCTGTGACGAGGTGGCCCTGATCGCAGACCGCACCGTCTTACTGTACGGCCCCACCGATGAGGTGCTGACCGCCGAGCATCTGGCCCACACCTTCGGGGGCCGCTCGCCGCTGCACGCTCCTTCCACGGCCAAACTGGAGGCCCGCCCATGA